CGTAAGTGGAACCTGGGTGCCCAGAGTTTCTTCAACGAGGCTGGTTAGCTTTCTGGTGATCTCATAGCAAGTGAAAGATTTTGGGTGAGTTTAAGTAAAATAAGGCATTAAGCTGCATTTCAGCAGGTTCTAACAGTTCACAAAATATTCTCATGTGTTTTTAGTCCTTACACTCCTGTGAAGGCAGATGGTATCCTCCTCACTTACAAACTCTCATACACTTCCCTATCCTCTGAACCCATTTGGAAACTATGTGGAGAGTTCAATTTCTAGGATTGATTGTCTGCAGAAGACCTGTACAGCCCAAACAGTTTCTTTCCTCTCCATATATCTAGGATCTTCCTATCCTCACCAGCTTCAAAAACCTGGCTACTTTGGGAGATGTGTCAACATCCAAGGACTGTAACACATGCCCCTCAGTGTTGATAGTGGGGGAGACTGGGTATTGGGCATAGGAAGATACATGGGAAATTTGCTGTGAACCCCAAACTGCTCTTTTTTTGTATAAGAGGCATTGTTAAAATACCATCCCACATAGAACACCATTCCTATTACTATTGCAAATCCTACATTGtttccctccaccctcccaccctcccatgCCTAAGGTGGTTAGCCAAACGCCACCTGAACCACTGTCACAGTAACCAGGCGTTTTCTTCTGAGCCATTTCAACCTTTCAGGATACTGGGATGTGCAAAGACTGGGGACTATCAGGTGTATTTACTTATCAAGGCAGTAAAATGAAATAGGTAATTTCAGAGCTTAAGACTTTCACGCTCCACCaagaaaattaatgatttttaaacataGATCCAACTGTTTACCAAAACATTAAATTTCTTGCAAAATATCTGATACTCATTATGTAACATTGGTTATAAACAACCTTCTTAATTTCCTTCAAGGATTCATCGACCCTAAACTCACAGATAAACAGCTTTCAAGACCCAAGACTGTATTTAAATATACTTAACTTTCACATACTAAAAAGTAATGATTCTGgtacaatattataaaaattcataCTGCATCATACCCTTGGCTCAATCAGTGAGGATAGTAAAACTTTTTACTTATATGTATTCCATGTTATGTAGGGAGTGttatttataaattacattcacaGGCacaaatttcctttcttcttgttACACACAATACATAGTAGAAATATTAAACACTCACTGAAGTATGGGTAGAAGAtgcaaagcaaaaataagagtgaaatgcaaaaagaaaactgacattaagaTTACCATTTTATAAGCAAGTCAAAACCTGAGAAAATGGAATTTCTGCAACATTTTTAATCTGTAAACTGAACTTTTTATCATGCACAAAAGTCTGTGACATAGGCTTTCTTAGATTAGACCCAGTTTGGCCaactgaaaatggaaaatcaGGATTGTTTTTTGTACAGGAAAATTTTCAATAAACCCAAGGAATGTTTTTCACAAGACACAGGCTGGACCCTAAGTTTTGCATCCAAGAGGCTAGGCTGTTGATTTGACTTAATCTTCTCGCACCAAGATTtgcaaaggaaagataaaagtcaACCAAGACAGTACATTTCAATTTGTTTCGATTGTTTATTAACCAGATTACAATAATAATCCTGGTAGATacctgaaaggaaagaaaaaaaccccattaaacataataattaaaaattaacatatacCAGGAGTTATCAATACCAATTGTTTCCTACTTAAAagtggaaacagaaaaaagaaacaggactTTTCTTCTCTCCATAATGTCCTCAAAAGGGAAAACCAAATCAACTGTGATCATATTACATGGTTGATTTTCCCCCACTAAATGCCAACTCAATGAAATCCTTATCAGCATTTAGATCAatttactctgctgctgctgctaagtggcttcagtcgtgtccgactctgtgcgaccccatagacagcagcccaccaggctcccccgtccctgggattctccaagcaagaatgctggagtgggttgccatttccttctccaatgcatgaaagtgaaaagtgaaagcgaagttgctcagtcgtgtccgactcttagcgaccccatggactgcagcccaccaggctcctccgtccacggaattttccaggcaagagtacttgagtggggtgccactgccttctcctcaatTTACTCTAGCATTAAGTAAACTTCTTTCTGGATGTAGTTGCTCACCTTAGTTCATCCTTCTAATAAGCCTGTTGATCTGGTCTTCCCTGTTGCCAGCATCTCCACCTTCTACAAAATGGGTGGTCTTTTTCTTCATTCCACCTCGTGGAGAAGACAATTTAAAGGGCCACAGGAAGTTGTTTGCTTCTTTGAAACGTTTTCCAACGGTATAGATCTCATGAATCAGATCCTCCATGCAGATGATTCCATATTTCCCTGAAcgtgtttaaaattatttaagattattaaaattgtttattttgagACTATTACATTTTAAGCATTAAAGAGTATATATAGGCTGTAACAGAGTTAAAGGTAAATCAAGAGTGAAATTAACAAAGAAGGAAATATGAGGCTTTACATACAAAGATACAGTTCAAGCCAGTAAAATCACACCTTCCCTTTTTCCATAAACAGTATATGGAATAAGGGAAGGTTCTTAAACAGTAAGAATAGCCAGGCTATTCTCAAGACACCAAAAAACAGCTTGTCTGAtacaataaattttataataattaccTTTCCCCAAAAAGGCAGAACCTACCAAGAGATCGAGCAATCAATGCGTTGTCTGTCAGGGCAATTCGCTTTTTGTTGATTTTGCCGTAACCACGCTTGTAAATCAATTCATTTACAGACTTCAGATTTGGGTACCTAAATACGAAAAGAAAAATAGGCATAGTGACTAAATAAGACTATCACTGTCAAAACCTCTATAATTCGTTTACCAAAAAAGAAGTCCAAGACACCTACCCCCATGCAATGTATGGCTCCACAATTCTCAGCATGTTAATTGACGCCTTGTTGAGCTTCACAAAGGTGCCGTTGAAGATCTGCCGGAGGCGAAGGAGCTGCAGCACCTTTCGAACCTTTGGGCTCACACCATTGATACTGCAagggaaaacacagaaaattcCTTTAGCTTTTATCAAAACTTTCACAATAAAAAGACAGGGAACTAACATTTTGGGGCAACACGTCACACCCAAATAGGAATAATCTCCTGTTACAAGACCACTTTTTCCTTTAGTTATAGCTGTATTCTATCACCTGTCAACTTGCCTCCCCTGCAAGGAAACAGTcttttgatatgtatttttcaTATTCAAAAACTTCCCCAATGCTCTTATTACTTCCTTTTGTATAGATCTCTTTTAAGTCATTCTCCAGGACACTGAAATCAAATGCTCAGAGAATGGACAGATGCTTTGGGCACAGGGCTTATCATCACTAAAATACTCCCCTACCCCATTCCACTTACCATTCAAGTTTCTTTTCCAGTGTATGAGAACCAAGGTCCCCACAAATGTGAAATTTTGCTGAGTGGACAGCTTTCCCTTTAAGAATAGAATGCAATAAAAACTGAACTTACCCTCTGATCCTGATGACAAACGCCAATTTGGGTTCCGCGGGTACATAGAAGTTACCGGCTTTTCGTGCCATCCTAGCCATTCGAATTTCAGTTCTGTACATCTGCCTGTATTCCTTGTGGTAATGCTTAGCTTTTTCATAGATAAGCTTCCTCCTTGCCTTTCGAAGCTGAAAAACCAACATTATTCTTATTCATTTGCTTTTTGGCTCCCAAACACAATTAGCAATACCAGTTAAGAGAATACTCTTCTCTTGAAACTTTCTCACCACCATATATATTAACATTCCAAGAGAAAGACACCAACTTCATTAGAAAACATCATTCTAAAAGTTAACCACACTGGTACAGTAGCTGAAATAAGCCTTGTTAAAAATATCCAACTGATTTTCAATCACAGGACCTCTTCCTTACTGGTGCGTCAAAAAGTTTACTTACCATCTTTTGGGCAAACTTCTTTCTCAGTCGCTTGATCTTAAGCTCTGCGAAATTCTTCCGCTTTTTCTTAAGGGTTTCTGGCACAGCAGgaaccttctttttcttctctctgacaacagcagacagagaaagagttAAAAGGCCCACACCACTACATCACTCCCCGTTCAGTACTGAGCACGCTCTCAACGTACCTTCAACTGTTCTAGTATGCTAGCCTTTAATCTTTACGTCTAACAAGGGCCACTGTCTTTAAAACGAGTCATAAAGACAATAAACTCCCATTTAACCTACAATCAGTGCCGGGGTCCGAAGACAACAAAAATAGCGACAGCGAAACACAGAGTAAAAGACTGCCCCAAGACACTGATCCCTAGACTATTAGTGCGACTCgcaaaccaccaaccaccaccccgATTCAAACCTCAAGTTCCACATGTTTAAGCAAAGGCCTGATACCAGGGACGGTTAGGGCAAAAGCCAGCTAAGGAAGAACCCAATTCAGAGGTTCTGATCCTCCCTCCTAGAACGAGGAACT
The genomic region above belongs to Bos taurus isolate L1 Dominette 01449 registration number 42190680 breed Hereford chromosome 14, ARS-UCD2.0, whole genome shotgun sequence and contains:
- the RPL7 gene encoding large ribosomal subunit protein uL30 — translated: MEGAEEKKKKVPAVPETLKKKRKNFAELKIKRLRKKFAQKMLRKARRKLIYEKAKHYHKEYRQMYRTEIRMARMARKAGNFYVPAEPKLAFVIRIRGINGVSPKVRKVLQLLRLRQIFNGTFVKLNKASINMLRIVEPYIAWGYPNLKSVNELIYKRGYGKINKKRIALTDNALIARSLGKYGIICMEDLIHEIYTVGKRFKEANNFLWPFKLSSPRGGMKKKTTHFVEGGDAGNREDQINRLIRRMN